One part of the Sorangiineae bacterium MSr11954 genome encodes these proteins:
- a CDS encoding phospholipid carrier-dependent glycosyltransferase, with the protein MIVPLCAMALVALQVLRFHAWLFSQPVLVHARDEGYIAAFALRMLEGRMLPYVDAVSQRGPLLYYGVAWMGHLFDPLTWMPVRAMSVLAIGGSLTATSLAAWLARRPLTAAVAALAGACVYFISMEAYDALGLSGEHLLNAFLLAAFCCLVVALRRERHVPSPGWLFAAGALTSCAALSKHFGLVGHLPFGLWVLAAAWREGAPPRARRVAVGAYAAGAVIPIAALLVRYAAASELGALHYWLIVYTRDIYMAPLDYPGYRAEVYRQWLVHNILAIGAGLTLAASGFTRLLTAAPLATPEPRSLRDRVRDRVRASIRAYDEHGFVLCASVMAVIGILVCNATLRGFPHYAIVVVPWCGLLLGEVVTAHLGESPRGGVRVLAQVLVLVPGAALFLLGSSQLLARYRADQRADRLWLDDRYWTDAQLRQMCAEMDPYARRGERIFVWGFAPVFYVGCGRRPATRYLMTTYPSGFVPWFRATKAEDDARAVPGSRAQLLADLETTKPRVILDVPSSMDNRSMDHYETLGAYLHEHYCRGKTVLASTLYARRTDEGACPPGTEP; encoded by the coding sequence ATGATCGTGCCCCTGTGTGCCATGGCGCTCGTGGCCCTGCAGGTGCTTCGCTTTCACGCGTGGCTCTTTTCGCAGCCGGTGCTGGTGCATGCGCGGGACGAGGGCTACATCGCGGCATTTGCGCTTCGCATGTTGGAAGGGCGCATGCTGCCGTACGTCGATGCGGTCAGCCAGCGCGGTCCGCTCCTCTATTACGGCGTCGCCTGGATGGGGCACCTGTTCGATCCGCTCACCTGGATGCCCGTGCGCGCGATGAGCGTTCTCGCCATCGGCGGCTCGCTCACCGCCACGTCCCTCGCCGCCTGGCTCGCGCGCCGCCCGCTGACCGCCGCGGTGGCCGCCCTCGCGGGGGCGTGCGTGTACTTCATTTCCATGGAGGCCTACGATGCGCTGGGCCTCAGCGGCGAGCATTTGCTGAACGCCTTCTTGCTCGCGGCGTTTTGCTGCCTGGTGGTGGCGCTGCGGCGCGAGCGCCACGTGCCTTCGCCGGGGTGGCTCTTCGCGGCCGGCGCGCTGACATCGTGCGCCGCGCTGAGCAAGCACTTCGGGCTCGTGGGGCACCTCCCGTTCGGGCTATGGGTCCTCGCGGCGGCATGGCGCGAAGGGGCCCCGCCTCGGGCTCGGCGGGTGGCGGTCGGTGCCTATGCGGCGGGTGCGGTGATCCCCATCGCCGCGCTGCTGGTGCGGTATGCGGCGGCGTCCGAGCTCGGCGCGCTCCACTATTGGCTCATCGTGTACACGCGCGACATCTACATGGCGCCGCTCGATTACCCCGGCTACCGCGCCGAGGTGTACCGTCAGTGGCTCGTCCACAACATTCTAGCGATCGGCGCGGGGCTCACCTTGGCCGCCTCGGGGTTCACCCGGCTCTTGACCGCCGCGCCATTGGCGACGCCCGAGCCGCGCTCTCTTCGCGATCGGGTTCGCGATCGCGTTCGCGCTTCGATACGCGCCTACGACGAGCACGGCTTCGTGCTGTGCGCCAGCGTCATGGCCGTCATCGGCATTCTGGTCTGCAACGCGACCCTGCGCGGCTTTCCCCACTACGCGATCGTGGTCGTGCCCTGGTGCGGCTTGCTCCTGGGCGAGGTGGTGACGGCGCACCTCGGTGAGTCGCCTCGCGGTGGGGTGCGGGTGCTCGCCCAGGTGCTCGTCCTCGTGCCCGGCGCGGCGCTCTTCCTCCTTGGTTCGAGCCAGCTCCTCGCGCGCTATCGAGCCGATCAGCGCGCCGATCGCCTCTGGCTCGACGATCGGTATTGGACCGACGCGCAGCTCCGCCAGATGTGCGCCGAGATGGATCCCTACGCGCGGCGCGGCGAGCGGATCTTCGTCTGGGGCTTCGCGCCCGTTTTCTATGTCGGCTGCGGGCGGCGCCCGGCCACGCGCTACCTCATGACCACATACCCGTCGGGCTTCGTCCCTTGGTTCCGCGCCACCAAGGCGGAGGACGATGCGCGCGCGGTCCCCGGCTCGCGCGCGCAGCTCCTGGCCGATCTGGAGACCACCAAGCCGCGCGTGATCCTGGACGTTCCCTCGTCGATGGATAACCGCTCGATGGACCACTACGAGACGTTGGGCGCCTACCTTCACGAGCACTACTGCCGCGGAAAAACCGTGCTGGCGTCCACCTTGTACGCACGGCGCACCGACGAGGGTGCCTGTCCGCCGGGCACCGAGCCCTGA
- a CDS encoding DUF885 domain-containing protein, giving the protein MKSFSHVLAAALLCAACSSSDKTDTPPPSTDTQFGKIEQDYVVYFLSRNPVVATYLGGSALDSSLAKIDGRLRDHSAAAIAEEDGKLAEFKRQIQALPREKLSPARQTDRDVALAQIEFQLHLHQVRKYQQRALDSYLDEPFRGVDWQLQGMSEAGGGKYGTEAEWQRIIERLDAVGPYLGAAREQLRAGVANGNTPDWRMLRRNGINTAKADADYFDKELPKIADERLGGPQREALLDGVRKASASASAAYRALHQFIAETFFDDATKPEVDRSGLKPAFRDDHFAMGEAEYNWALQNNLRLTKTAAQLYDESWAVVQATQEEMIAVARTIGQERGLTLPADGMAAVRAVFDELSKNAPKSDDEMIGWYRDAGERLVKYARDTGLFDMPAEYKLEVTITPPPLQGSISGAAYYPAPPFKDSGVGRFYVTPTNNDPASLAENNRSSLAYLAAHEGFPGHDWHYKIMTQYRDQITRVRWLTPGAVEDSSSMWEDSAAAEGWGLYAEALMAEPQSSAPKGFYKSDERLYQLQGKLLRDVRVRVDTGIHIGRLTFDEAVDVFSQAVHFLPGACKGATDAAKVQSCAVSVSNMFRYSKWPTQAITYRLGKEAILELRSDAEKKLGTKFSAKAFHIQFMKQGTIPPGYFREQLLANLEAGK; this is encoded by the coding sequence ATGAAATCCTTTTCGCATGTGCTTGCGGCTGCGCTCCTATGCGCAGCTTGCTCTTCGTCCGACAAAACCGACACGCCGCCGCCCTCGACCGATACCCAATTCGGGAAGATCGAGCAGGACTACGTCGTTTATTTTCTGTCGCGCAACCCCGTCGTCGCCACCTACTTGGGCGGCAGCGCGCTCGACTCGAGCTTGGCCAAAATCGATGGCCGGCTCCGCGATCATTCGGCCGCGGCGATCGCCGAGGAGGACGGGAAGCTCGCGGAGTTCAAGAGGCAAATCCAAGCGCTCCCGCGCGAGAAGCTCAGCCCCGCGCGCCAGACGGATCGCGACGTGGCGCTGGCTCAAATCGAGTTTCAATTGCATTTGCACCAAGTGCGCAAATACCAACAGCGCGCGCTGGACAGCTACCTCGACGAGCCCTTTCGCGGCGTCGATTGGCAACTTCAAGGGATGAGCGAGGCCGGCGGTGGCAAATATGGAACCGAGGCCGAGTGGCAGCGGATCATCGAGCGCCTCGACGCCGTGGGCCCGTACCTGGGGGCCGCCCGCGAGCAGCTCCGCGCCGGCGTGGCGAACGGCAACACGCCCGACTGGCGCATGCTGCGCCGAAACGGGATCAACACGGCCAAGGCCGACGCCGACTACTTCGACAAAGAGCTCCCGAAGATCGCCGACGAGCGGCTCGGCGGGCCGCAGCGCGAGGCGCTCCTCGACGGCGTACGCAAGGCGTCGGCCTCGGCCAGCGCCGCCTACCGCGCCTTGCACCAGTTCATCGCCGAGACCTTCTTCGACGACGCGACCAAGCCCGAGGTCGATCGGAGCGGTCTGAAGCCCGCGTTCCGGGACGACCACTTTGCGATGGGTGAAGCGGAGTACAACTGGGCGCTCCAGAACAACCTGCGCCTCACGAAGACGGCCGCGCAGCTGTACGACGAGTCCTGGGCCGTCGTTCAGGCCACCCAAGAGGAGATGATCGCGGTGGCCCGCACCATCGGCCAAGAGCGCGGTCTCACGCTCCCCGCCGATGGCATGGCCGCCGTGCGCGCCGTCTTCGACGAGCTCTCGAAGAACGCGCCCAAGAGCGACGACGAGATGATCGGGTGGTACCGCGACGCCGGCGAGCGGCTGGTCAAGTACGCGCGCGACACCGGCCTCTTCGACATGCCGGCCGAGTACAAGCTGGAGGTCACCATCACCCCTCCCCCGCTCCAGGGCTCCATCAGCGGCGCGGCGTACTACCCGGCGCCGCCCTTCAAGGACTCGGGCGTGGGCCGCTTCTACGTGACCCCGACCAACAACGATCCCGCGTCCTTGGCGGAGAACAATCGCTCGTCGCTCGCCTACTTGGCCGCCCACGAGGGGTTCCCCGGGCACGATTGGCACTACAAGATCATGACGCAGTACCGCGATCAGATCACCCGCGTGCGCTGGCTCACCCCCGGCGCGGTGGAGGACTCGTCGTCGATGTGGGAGGACTCGGCGGCCGCCGAGGGCTGGGGCCTCTACGCCGAGGCGCTGATGGCGGAGCCGCAATCGAGCGCGCCCAAGGGCTTCTACAAATCCGATGAGCGCTTGTACCAGCTGCAAGGCAAGCTGCTCCGCGATGTTCGCGTTCGCGTCGACACCGGCATCCACATCGGGCGCCTCACCTTCGATGAAGCCGTCGACGTCTTCTCGCAGGCCGTGCATTTCCTGCCGGGCGCTTGCAAAGGCGCGACGGATGCGGCCAAGGTTCAGAGCTGCGCGGTCTCCGTGAGCAACATGTTCCGCTACTCGAAGTGGCCCACCCAAGCCATTACCTACCGGCTCGGCAAGGAGGCCATCCTCGAGCTGCGCTCCGACGCCGAAAAGAAGCTGGGCACGAAGTTCTCGGCCAAGGCCTTCCATATCCAGTTCATGAAGCAGGGCACCATCCCGCCGGGCTATTTCCGCGAGCAGCTCCTGGCGAACCTGGAAGCGGGCAAGTAG
- a CDS encoding metalloregulator ArsR/SmtB family transcription factor, translating into MVPATSELDRVFAALADPTRRAILARLATGEATVNELVAPFELSQPTISKHLKVLERAGLVSRGRDAQFRPVRLNAAPLEGAARWIGDYRRCWEESLDQLAVYVKELQQQQKEKTHESKRKRK; encoded by the coding sequence ATGGTACCCGCGACCTCGGAGCTGGATCGTGTCTTCGCCGCCCTCGCCGATCCGACGCGGCGCGCGATTCTGGCGCGCCTCGCCACCGGCGAGGCCACGGTGAACGAATTGGTGGCTCCCTTCGAGCTCAGCCAACCCACCATTTCGAAGCATTTGAAGGTGCTCGAGCGCGCCGGCCTCGTCTCACGCGGTCGCGACGCGCAGTTTCGGCCCGTGCGCTTGAACGCGGCGCCGCTCGAAGGGGCTGCGCGCTGGATCGGTGATTACCGCCGGTGCTGGGAAGAGAGCCTCGACCAGCTCGCGGTGTACGTCAAGGAACTGCAACAACAACAAAAGGAGAAAACCCATGAGAGCAAACGAAAACGAAAATGA
- a CDS encoding ferredoxin--NADP reductase: MQVSTPTTSTSPVDSVPPNYYLEHVESVHHWTDSLFSFRCTRNAAFRFEAGQFTMIGLMANGKPLVRAYSLVNAPWEESLEFLSIKVENGPLTSRLQHIAPGDPVVIGKRPVGTLVIGNLEQGGTLWLLATGTGLAPFMSILRTPDVYERFDRIVVSHTVRTVAELAYRDEILALPKNELLGELIGDKLIYYPAVTREPFPVNDRITTLITNGRIFRDLGLPALDPVRDRVMLCGSEAMNADCQKLLEERGFTEGSSGERGTYLLEKAFVTK; this comes from the coding sequence ATGCAAGTCTCCACTCCCACTACTTCCACCTCCCCCGTCGATAGCGTCCCCCCGAATTACTACTTGGAGCACGTCGAATCCGTACACCATTGGACGGATTCGTTATTCAGCTTTCGGTGCACGCGAAACGCGGCATTTCGATTCGAAGCGGGCCAATTCACCATGATTGGCCTGATGGCGAATGGAAAGCCCCTGGTGCGCGCGTACTCCTTGGTGAACGCGCCCTGGGAGGAGTCGCTCGAGTTTCTGTCGATCAAGGTGGAGAACGGCCCTCTCACGAGCCGGCTCCAGCACATCGCGCCGGGCGATCCGGTGGTCATCGGCAAGCGGCCCGTCGGCACCTTGGTGATTGGCAATCTCGAACAGGGCGGGACGCTCTGGCTCCTGGCCACCGGCACCGGCCTCGCGCCCTTCATGAGCATCTTGCGCACGCCCGACGTCTACGAGCGCTTCGATCGCATCGTGGTGAGCCACACCGTGCGCACGGTGGCCGAGCTGGCGTACCGGGACGAGATCCTGGCCCTGCCGAAGAACGAGCTCCTCGGTGAGCTCATCGGCGACAAGCTGATTTATTATCCGGCCGTCACCCGCGAGCCGTTCCCCGTGAACGATCGCATCACGACCCTCATCACGAACGGCCGCATCTTCCGCGACCTGGGCCTCCCGGCGCTCGACCCCGTGCGCGACCGGGTCATGCTGTGCGGCAGCGAGGCCATGAACGCCGATTGCCAAAAGCTCCTCGAGGAGCGCGGCTTCACCGAGGGCTCCAGCGGCGAGCGCGGCACCTACCTGCTCGAGAAGGCCTTCGTCACCAAGTAG
- a CDS encoding dicarboxylate/amino acid:cation symporter produces the protein MPTTADASTSVRSSRAPRVPFWIQILLGFVLGALLGWIGKTAEIPWLVTALEKIGSVFVQLLKLAVAPLVFFAILVSITNLRQVKNAARLATRTLLWFMMTSLIAVVIGLAIGWLTNPGAGTGLTPADGKQPSHTGSWLDFLTGIIPTDIVTPFTKLNVLQIVFMAAVTGAAALKLGDKAEPVLAVSRSVLQLLQKALWWVIRLAPIGTMGLIGKAIATYGWNLIGKYATFTADIYVGCALVMFGVYPLLLWTVAKVHPLPFFKGAWPAIQLAFVSRSSVGTMPVTQKVTEQLGVPKEYASFAVPFGATTKMDGCASIYPALAAIFVAQIFDVPLGIKEYVLIVFVSVIGSAATAGLTGATVMLTLTLSTLHLPLAGVGLLMAIDPIADMMRTATNVAGQVVVPILVAAKEKILDREAYARAGMVQLDGDLAHDAAPKGTAQAPAAG, from the coding sequence ATGCCTACGACCGCCGATGCGTCCACGTCCGTGCGAAGCTCCCGTGCCCCCAGGGTCCCATTCTGGATCCAGATCTTGCTCGGTTTCGTCTTGGGTGCCTTGCTCGGCTGGATCGGCAAGACCGCCGAGATCCCATGGCTGGTAACGGCCCTGGAGAAGATCGGCTCGGTGTTCGTGCAGCTGCTCAAGCTGGCGGTCGCGCCGCTGGTGTTTTTTGCGATCCTCGTGTCCATCACCAACCTGCGCCAGGTCAAGAACGCGGCGCGCTTGGCCACCCGCACCCTGCTCTGGTTCATGATGACCTCGCTGATCGCGGTGGTCATCGGCCTGGCGATTGGATGGCTCACCAACCCCGGCGCGGGCACGGGCCTCACCCCGGCCGACGGCAAGCAGCCCTCGCACACCGGATCCTGGCTCGACTTTTTGACCGGCATCATCCCCACGGACATCGTCACGCCGTTCACCAAGCTCAACGTGCTTCAAATCGTGTTCATGGCGGCCGTGACCGGCGCGGCCGCGCTGAAGTTGGGGGACAAGGCGGAGCCGGTGCTCGCGGTGAGTCGCTCGGTGCTGCAGCTTTTGCAAAAGGCGCTCTGGTGGGTGATCCGCCTGGCGCCCATCGGCACCATGGGGCTCATTGGCAAGGCCATCGCCACCTACGGCTGGAACCTGATCGGCAAGTACGCGACCTTCACGGCGGATATCTATGTGGGGTGCGCGCTGGTGATGTTCGGCGTCTACCCGCTGCTGCTTTGGACGGTGGCCAAGGTCCACCCGCTCCCCTTCTTCAAAGGTGCCTGGCCCGCCATTCAATTGGCCTTCGTCTCACGCTCCTCGGTGGGCACCATGCCCGTCACGCAGAAGGTCACCGAGCAGCTCGGGGTGCCCAAGGAGTATGCGTCCTTTGCGGTGCCGTTCGGCGCGACCACCAAGATGGACGGGTGCGCCTCGATTTACCCCGCGCTCGCCGCCATCTTCGTGGCGCAGATCTTCGATGTGCCGCTGGGGATCAAGGAGTACGTGCTCATCGTGTTCGTGTCGGTCATCGGCTCCGCCGCCACCGCCGGGCTCACGGGCGCCACGGTGATGCTGACCCTGACCCTGTCGACCTTGCACCTGCCGCTGGCGGGCGTGGGTCTGCTCATGGCCATCGACCCCATCGCCGATATGATGCGCACCGCCACCAATGTGGCCGGTCAGGTGGTGGTGCCCATCCTGGTGGCCGCCAAGGAGAAGATCCTCGACCGCGAGGCGTACGCGCGCGCCGGCATGGTTCAACTCGACGGTGACCTCGCGCACGACGCAGCCCCGAAGGGCACCGCCCAAGCGCCCGCGGCGGGCTGA